One segment of Acidimicrobiales bacterium DNA contains the following:
- a CDS encoding VOC family protein, translating into MSPPPRFHLAVPVDDLEAARRFYGELFGCPEGRSADTWVDFDFFGHQLVTHLVPDQLRDSATNPVDGDEVPVPHFGVLIDVEVWQGLASRLRDAGVAFVLEPHVRFAGRPGEQHTMFLRDPAGNAIELKAFADDAMVFASDPE; encoded by the coding sequence GTGAGCCCGCCTCCCCGCTTCCATCTCGCGGTGCCGGTCGACGACCTCGAGGCCGCACGCCGGTTCTACGGCGAGCTGTTCGGATGCCCCGAAGGCCGATCTGCTGACACCTGGGTCGACTTCGACTTCTTCGGTCATCAGCTGGTGACCCACCTGGTGCCCGATCAGCTGCGCGACTCGGCGACCAACCCGGTGGACGGCGACGAGGTACCGGTACCCCACTTCGGGGTCCTGATCGATGTCGAGGTGTGGCAAGGGCTGGCCTCACGGCTGCGCGACGCGGGCGTCGCGTTCGTGCTCGAGCCCCATGTGCGCTTCGCCGGGCGCCCGGGCGAGCAGCACACCATGTTCCTCCGCGATCCCGCCGGTAACGCCATCGAGCTCAAGGCCTTCGCCGACGACGCGATGGTCTTCGCCTCCGATCCGGAATAG
- a CDS encoding CDP-alcohol phosphatidyltransferase family protein — MIDAHLRPVKDRVARPLVRVLAPRMSPSALTSASLVTGVAAGAFAALELFVVALLLWWLSRVADGLDGAVARQRGSTSDLGGYLDQLADTVVYAVVPLGLAFAVDDRATWIACAALLASFYVNSVSWAYLSALMEKRGQAGRTPTSISMPVGVIEGTETIVLYSLMLALPRWLTGWMWLMTALVVATIAQRALGARTLRS, encoded by the coding sequence GTGATCGACGCCCACCTTCGCCCGGTGAAGGACCGGGTGGCCCGACCGCTCGTCCGGGTGCTCGCCCCCAGGATGTCGCCGTCGGCGCTCACCTCGGCGTCGCTCGTCACGGGCGTGGCCGCGGGCGCGTTCGCGGCATTGGAGCTGTTCGTCGTCGCGTTGCTGCTCTGGTGGCTGAGCCGTGTCGCAGACGGTCTCGACGGTGCGGTCGCCCGACAGCGCGGCTCGACGAGCGACCTCGGCGGGTACCTCGACCAGCTCGCCGACACGGTGGTGTACGCCGTCGTCCCGCTGGGGCTCGCCTTCGCGGTCGACGACCGAGCGACCTGGATCGCGTGCGCCGCCCTGCTGGCTTCCTTCTACGTGAACTCGGTGTCGTGGGCGTACCTGTCGGCCCTGATGGAGAAGCGGGGGCAGGCGGGCCGAACACCCACCAGCATCTCGATGCCCGTCGGCGTGATCGAAGGGACCGAGACCATCGTGCTGTACTCCCTGATGCTCGCCCTACCCCGCTGGCTCACCGGCTGGATGTGGCTCATGACGGCGTTGGTGGTCGCCACCATCGCCCAACGCGCCCTCGGGGCGCGGACGCTCCGCTCCTGA
- a CDS encoding discoidin domain-containing protein, which translates to MSVSISTLTRRRVTAWRHLMALGVTAAALVVLAACSPSDDSDSAADAELLPFSEVQDSDFVFEADPADPDRGIFRVTTTEPMICAIIWGEDESFGNFNNSLAMSGTGIIEHDVSLPGAEPGRTYVFRVQGSTADGRQFRSETGTFTIPESGTEPAPERTGTNLALDATVSEVSSEFGASFGAELAIDGDGLTEWSSAGDGDDASITVDLGAPAEVGGVEFVTRSMADGSAIAEMFTVTVDGGEPLGPFPAATPAELEIAEVETTGQVFRFDVDRSTGGNVGAVEVRILAP; encoded by the coding sequence ATGAGCGTGTCGATCTCGACTCTTACCAGGCGCCGCGTCACGGCGTGGCGGCATCTGATGGCGTTGGGCGTGACCGCCGCGGCACTGGTGGTCCTCGCTGCCTGCTCGCCATCGGATGACTCCGACAGCGCCGCGGACGCCGAACTTCTGCCCTTCAGCGAGGTCCAGGACAGCGACTTCGTCTTCGAGGCCGACCCCGCCGACCCCGACCGGGGGATCTTCCGGGTCACGACCACCGAACCGATGATCTGCGCCATCATCTGGGGCGAGGACGAGAGCTTCGGCAACTTCAACAACAGTCTCGCCATGAGCGGTACCGGCATCATCGAACACGATGTGTCGCTCCCCGGTGCCGAGCCGGGACGCACCTACGTGTTCCGGGTTCAGGGTTCGACCGCCGACGGTCGCCAGTTCCGGTCCGAGACGGGCACCTTCACCATTCCCGAATCCGGCACCGAGCCGGCCCCGGAGCGCACCGGCACCAACCTCGCACTCGATGCGACGGTGTCGGAGGTGAGCTCGGAGTTCGGTGCGAGCTTCGGCGCCGAGCTCGCGATCGACGGTGACGGCCTGACCGAGTGGTCATCGGCGGGTGACGGCGACGATGCCTCCATCACGGTCGACCTCGGTGCGCCTGCCGAGGTCGGCGGGGTGGAGTTCGTGACCCGGTCCATGGCCGATGGGTCCGCCATCGCCGAGATGTTCACCGTGACCGTGGACGGAGGTGAACCGCTCGGCCCGTTCCCTGCTGCAACCCCGGCCGAGCTCGAGATCGCCGAGGTCGAGACCACCGGTCAGGTGTTCCGCTTCGACGTCGACCGGTCGACGGGAGGCAACGTCGGCGCGGTCGAGGTCAGGATCCTCGCCCCGTGA
- a CDS encoding VTT domain-containing protein, which yields MRRRRLAGLVAAWLTIVIAWFAYRWSSGLGTTAAAQELVESIRGAWWSVPAFLLLSLARPFVLVPATLITVAAGLLYGPVAGVVIAAAGANGSALIGHAVGRSFIGDVERAGLVATWRGRLRRNSFEAVLLMRLIFLPYDLVNYAAGYLGVRRWSFLAATAIGSLPGTVSFVLLGASLSDLTTGVGGIDRTALVVSVVLILASIAASRLLRRRAPRAGSAAPPGTDPFITPNQTYHLDR from the coding sequence ATGAGGCGGCGACGACTTGCAGGGCTGGTCGCGGCGTGGCTCACCATCGTCATCGCGTGGTTCGCCTACCGATGGAGCTCGGGGCTGGGAACCACCGCTGCGGCACAGGAACTGGTGGAGTCGATCCGTGGAGCGTGGTGGTCGGTGCCGGCGTTCCTGCTCCTCTCGCTCGCCCGGCCCTTCGTCCTGGTGCCCGCCACCTTGATCACCGTCGCCGCCGGCCTGCTCTACGGACCGGTCGCGGGTGTCGTCATCGCCGCCGCGGGGGCCAACGGATCGGCGCTGATCGGCCACGCCGTGGGTCGGAGCTTCATCGGCGATGTCGAGCGGGCGGGCCTGGTGGCGACCTGGCGCGGCCGCCTGCGACGCAACAGCTTCGAGGCGGTACTGCTCATGCGGCTCATTTTCCTTCCCTATGACCTGGTGAACTACGCCGCCGGCTACCTGGGAGTCCGCCGGTGGTCGTTTCTCGCCGCCACCGCCATCGGCTCGCTGCCCGGCACCGTCTCCTTCGTGCTGCTCGGCGCCTCACTGAGCGATCTGACCACCGGGGTCGGAGGGATCGACCGCACCGCACTCGTGGTGTCGGTGGTCCTCATCCTCGCCAGCATCGCCGCCTCACGCCTGCTTCGGCGGCGGGCCCCCCGGGCTGGCAGCGCTGCACCACCTGGGACCGATCCCTTCATCACCCCGAACCAGACCTATCATCTCGACAGATGA
- a CDS encoding NAD(P)/FAD-dependent oxidoreductase — protein sequence MPMTYDLLVIGGGAGGLVAAREARRRGASCLIVQDGPVGGDCTFTGCVPSKALIAAANRGESFDDAMSAVRRAIERIAATEDAAALSQAGIDVIDGRALVVAPDAVEVDGARMQGRNLVVATGSRPAMPPIPGLAELEPLTTETLFDTLALPESLVILGGGPIGCEMAQAFARLGTRVTLIEALDRLLGHEEPDASEVVAEALRDDGVTVITDATVDRAGRLDDGTVWVHLADGAQVDAAELLVATGRVPSGGGIGLEEIGVEVDVRGAVVVDATMATSVRGVWAVGDVTGGMQFTHVAGRQGWVAASNALAKLARLHRFRFDPTAIPWVTFTSPEVGRVGFTEAEAAEHHPRARVVHLDLAHVDRAVTSGDERGFVKLIAAPKRGARHLGGGQIIGATVVAPTGGDLVHEAALAMQTKMFAGRLAQTTHAYPSWAMAIQQAALAFFGSSAGVEARPVRRQG from the coding sequence ATGCCCATGACCTATGACCTGCTGGTGATCGGCGGCGGTGCCGGCGGTCTCGTCGCCGCGCGCGAGGCCAGGCGGCGCGGCGCCTCGTGCCTGATCGTGCAGGACGGACCCGTCGGCGGCGACTGCACCTTCACCGGGTGCGTGCCCTCCAAGGCGCTGATCGCTGCCGCCAACCGGGGCGAGTCGTTCGACGACGCCATGTCGGCGGTGCGTCGAGCGATCGAACGGATCGCCGCCACCGAGGACGCGGCTGCGCTGTCCCAGGCGGGGATCGATGTGATCGACGGACGAGCCCTGGTCGTCGCTCCCGACGCCGTGGAGGTCGATGGCGCGCGGATGCAGGGCCGCAACCTGGTGGTGGCGACCGGATCACGACCAGCGATGCCGCCGATCCCCGGTCTCGCCGAGCTGGAACCGCTCACCACCGAGACGCTGTTCGACACGTTGGCGCTTCCCGAGTCGTTGGTGATCCTCGGGGGTGGTCCCATCGGGTGCGAGATGGCGCAGGCCTTCGCCCGCCTCGGCACCCGGGTCACCCTGATCGAGGCGTTGGATCGCCTTCTGGGCCACGAGGAACCCGACGCCTCCGAGGTGGTCGCCGAGGCCCTGCGAGACGACGGCGTCACGGTGATCACCGATGCCACCGTCGACCGGGCGGGACGACTGGATGACGGGACCGTGTGGGTGCACCTTGCCGACGGTGCCCAGGTCGACGCCGCCGAGCTGCTGGTGGCCACCGGCCGGGTGCCGTCGGGAGGCGGCATCGGCCTGGAGGAGATCGGGGTCGAGGTCGACGTGCGAGGCGCGGTCGTCGTCGACGCCACGATGGCGACCTCGGTTCGTGGTGTCTGGGCGGTCGGAGACGTCACCGGCGGGATGCAGTTCACTCACGTGGCCGGCCGCCAGGGGTGGGTGGCGGCGTCGAACGCGCTGGCGAAGCTGGCCCGACTCCATCGCTTCCGGTTCGATCCGACGGCGATCCCCTGGGTGACCTTCACCAGCCCCGAGGTCGGTCGGGTCGGGTTCACCGAGGCCGAGGCCGCCGAACACCATCCCCGTGCCAGGGTGGTCCATCTCGATCTCGCCCATGTCGACCGGGCAGTCACATCAGGGGACGAGCGGGGGTTCGTGAAGCTCATCGCCGCCCCCAAGCGCGGCGCTCGACACCTCGGCGGAGGACAGATCATCGGTGCGACCGTGGTGGCACCGACCGGCGGTGACCTCGTCCACGAGGCGGCGCTGGCCATGCAGACCAAGATGTTTGCCGGTCGGCTGGCACAGACCACCCATGCCTACCCCTCGTGGGCGATGGCCATCCAGCAGGCCGCCCTGGCCTTCTTCGGAAGCTCGGCGGGAGTCGAAGCACGCCCGGTCCGCAGGCAGGGCTGA
- a CDS encoding zf-HC2 domain-containing protein, with product MKQWITNLFRRRGVQMDCHQVGKLLQRYLDGHIDPDRAELIADHLEECRRCGLEAETYERIKTSLATHCAEVPQDAVDRLRHFGERLARGEESPSP from the coding sequence ATGAAGCAGTGGATCACGAACCTGTTCAGGCGACGGGGCGTGCAGATGGACTGCCACCAGGTCGGCAAGCTGCTCCAGCGCTACCTCGACGGCCACATCGACCCTGACCGGGCCGAGCTCATCGCCGACCACCTCGAGGAGTGCCGCCGGTGCGGGCTCGAAGCAGAGACCTACGAGCGGATCAAGACCAGCCTCGCGACCCATTGCGCCGAGGTGCCCCAGGACGCGGTCGATCGCCTCCGCCACTTCGGCGAACGACTCGCCCGTGGCGAGGAGTCGCCGTCCCCCTGA
- a CDS encoding sigma-70 family RNA polymerase sigma factor — protein MPDQKAEQAAFERYVLPEIEVMLRVAMSLTRDHAEAEDLVQDTLVRAYRAIDRFDGRYPRAWLLTILRNTHINRNRKRRPELLRDPDETNDRMIEAASDERVDDFVDRSFDAAITDALDALDPPFRRIVELVDIDGLTYAEAADALDIPVGTVMSRLHRARRRIRDQLDQSGLAPRSTS, from the coding sequence GTGCCGGATCAGAAGGCCGAGCAGGCGGCGTTCGAACGCTATGTGCTGCCCGAGATCGAGGTGATGCTGCGCGTCGCCATGTCGCTCACCCGAGACCACGCCGAGGCCGAAGACCTGGTGCAGGACACCCTGGTGCGCGCCTATCGGGCCATCGACCGCTTCGACGGCCGTTATCCACGGGCGTGGCTGTTGACGATCCTGCGCAACACCCACATCAACCGCAATCGCAAGCGCCGACCCGAGCTGCTGCGTGATCCCGACGAGACGAACGACCGGATGATCGAGGCGGCGAGCGACGAGCGGGTCGACGACTTCGTCGACCGTTCCTTCGATGCCGCGATCACCGACGCCCTCGATGCGCTCGATCCACCGTTTCGGCGGATCGTCGAGCTGGTCGACATCGATGGGCTGACCTACGCCGAGGCAGCCGACGCCCTCGACATCCCGGTGGGCACGGTGATGAGCCGTCTCCACCGGGCCCGGCGCCGCATCCGCGACCAGCTCGACCAGTCTGGACTGGCCCCCAGGAGCACCTCATGA
- a CDS encoding zf-HC2 domain-containing protein, whose amino-acid sequence MRIVDVLAHLRYRRFLDAHVDHELSDVFATRVATHVASCPRCAREADLAMVVKSHLALHRFLPPRPDRDRGCST is encoded by the coding sequence GTGCGCATCGTCGACGTGCTCGCCCATCTCCGCTACCGGCGCTTCCTCGACGCGCACGTCGACCACGAGCTGAGCGACGTGTTCGCAACGCGGGTGGCGACCCATGTGGCCAGCTGCCCCCGATGCGCCCGCGAGGCGGATCTCGCCATGGTCGTCAAGAGTCACCTCGCGCTGCACCGGTTCCTTCCGCCACGGCCGGATCGTGACAGAGGGTGCAGCACCTGA
- a CDS encoding DUF3179 domain-containing protein, protein MDLLTSRFRRRTGLLAVLVLLLAACSAGESDEPAESPPEDGTEDGTEPAEDSTSITVDQIASSPSTVTISGLDMARGQAEVEGPSPLVPMDEIISGGPPPDGIPPIDEPRFSSVDDVDFLADNEPVLAVEIDGEARAYPVQILMWHEIVNDTIAGVPVSVTYCPLCNSAVAYDRRLDDLVVDFGTSGMLWNSALVMYDRQTETLWSHFTGQGIVGELTGTTLDTFPVATVPWGRWRDTHPDALVLSRETGFSRDYGRNPYPGYDDVTSQPFLFEGEVDGRFTAMTRIVGIQLDDEALAVPLTQLRDERVVAHELGGQRLVVFWEPGTASALDSASIADGDDVGSTGVFIPAADGQDLTFTGDDGGFTDDQTGSEWNILGHAVDGPLTGERLTPVEHLDTFWFAWAAFQPDSALTEQPAATP, encoded by the coding sequence ATGGATCTCCTCACATCCCGTTTCCGCCGCCGCACCGGCTTGCTCGCGGTGCTGGTGCTCCTGCTGGCCGCGTGCTCGGCCGGGGAGAGCGACGAACCGGCCGAGAGCCCGCCCGAAGACGGGACCGAGGACGGGACCGAACCGGCCGAGGACTCCACGTCGATCACGGTCGACCAGATCGCTTCGTCGCCGTCGACGGTGACCATCTCGGGACTCGACATGGCCAGGGGACAGGCCGAGGTCGAGGGGCCGAGCCCGCTCGTACCGATGGACGAGATCATCAGCGGCGGACCTCCACCCGATGGCATCCCACCGATCGACGAGCCCCGGTTCTCCTCGGTCGACGACGTGGATTTCCTGGCCGACAACGAACCGGTGCTCGCGGTCGAGATCGACGGCGAGGCGCGGGCCTATCCGGTGCAGATCCTGATGTGGCACGAGATCGTGAACGACACCATCGCCGGCGTGCCCGTGTCGGTCACCTACTGCCCGCTGTGCAACTCGGCGGTGGCCTATGACCGGCGCCTCGACGACCTGGTGGTCGACTTCGGCACCTCGGGGATGCTGTGGAACTCGGCGCTGGTCATGTACGACCGCCAGACCGAGACGTTGTGGAGCCACTTCACCGGCCAGGGAATCGTCGGCGAGCTCACCGGCACCACCCTCGACACCTTCCCGGTCGCCACCGTTCCCTGGGGTCGCTGGCGAGACACCCACCCTGATGCCCTGGTGCTCAGCCGCGAGACCGGGTTCTCGAGGGACTACGGGCGCAACCCCTATCCCGGCTACGACGATGTGACCAGTCAGCCGTTCCTGTTCGAGGGCGAGGTCGACGGTCGCTTCACCGCGATGACGAGGATCGTCGGCATCCAGCTCGACGACGAGGCCCTGGCGGTTCCGCTCACCCAGCTGCGCGACGAGCGGGTCGTCGCCCACGAGCTGGGCGGACAGCGACTGGTCGTGTTCTGGGAGCCGGGCACCGCGTCGGCGCTCGACTCGGCTTCGATCGCCGACGGCGACGACGTCGGGTCGACCGGGGTGTTCATCCCCGCAGCCGACGGACAGGATCTCACCTTCACCGGGGACGACGGCGGCTTCACCGACGATCAGACCGGCTCGGAGTGGAACATCCTCGGCCATGCCGTCGACGGCCCCCTCACCGGCGAACGCCTGACACCGGTCGAGCACCTCGACACGTTCTGGTTCGCGTGGGCGGCCTTCCAACCTGACTCCGCGCTGACCGAGCAGCCCGCCGCCACGCCCTGA